DNA sequence from the Salifodinibacter halophilus genome:
CACAGACAATGGCAAACCGATTGTCGAACGGTGCCCGCCGAAAGAACAGATGAAACACGGCTTCGCGCTGCCCCGTACCGTTATACCAATAGGCGTAGGCCATTGTGAGTTGGTATAAATCGGTCAAAAGTGCCGGCGCACGGCCGTACAAATGGGTAATTGTGGACATGGTCGTATGTTTGATGGCCGCAAGCGTCGCCGTCAGACCACGCGCAATGAGCCATCGACATTCGGGCCGTTAGCTTGTCCGAGCAGTCTAACCGTCAGCCCGCCGTGATGCAGCCGTGAACCATAAACACCACCACCAGCAAGCAACCGCCCGACCGCTTTTAAGCTGGCGACAACGCATCGGAATCAACACCGCCGCGCCGCCTGCACGCGCGTTGATCCAAGCGTTAACTGCGAGCTGGCGTACCCAACCGTCCCGCGCCATCGTGGATGATGTCAGCACACCGCGCATCGTTTGTTGCTGGCACCGCGAGTTGGCGCCGGCCGTCAGCCACCTATTGGCACAGCGCCGCAACGGCCTGCAACCGGGGTTTCTGGTCTCACCGTCGCGGGACGGCGAATTCGCCGCACGCGTTGTCACTCGCCTCGGCGGTGAAGCCATTCGTGGCTCAGCCAATCGAACCGGGGCGCGGGCGCTGCGTGATCTCTATCAAACCCTCCAGGCCGGGGTGACGCCATTGATCCACCCAGATGGTCCAAGCGGCCCCGCGCTGGAAGCGAAATCCGGCGCAGCTCGGCTCGCCCAGCTTACCGGTTTCCCGCTGCTGCCATTACGCTGTCGTGCCGATCGCTATTGGCAGCTCAACACCTGGGATCGGTTAATCATCCCGAAACCATTCGCGCGCATCGAGTTTGAGGTGGCTCAGCCAATCGCAGTCGGCCGGCACGACGATCTCGACACAAAAACAGACGAGCTCGCCACACAGCTTGGCCAAGACGAGCCTCGGATTGTTCACACCTAGCCCGAAGCCGGCTCGATACCATGCATTTGCGGCCAATCGCCACGTGCGTACTTAGCGCATTCGATAACGGCGACGTGCGGGCTCGCCACGCAACCCCACACGTCGCCAAAAGGCTTAATCTGCCTGCCCCAGAACCGCTGCCAGATCGTTGACCGTCGGATAATCAAACAGGTCGGTTATCTCGAGGCGCCCCGGCCAGTCAGATTCAATACCCTCGTGGATCTGCGCGAGCTCGAGCGACGACAAGCCAATCTCGAACAGATTATCCGCCGGGCCGACTTGCTTGTCCGGCGCGACCTCGTGACAGATCGCGAGCAAGCGTGAAGCAGCATCGTCGCCACCGCTATCGGTCGTGTTCTCGTCGGCCACGGGCATCAGCTCATCCAACTCAGCGATAACGGTGTCGAACTCGCCGGCTTCAAGCGACGCAGCCAGTTGGCTGCGCTGGATCTTGCCGCTGGTGGTCTTGGGCAACCGGTTGATTGGCAGGACGCGAAACACGGACACCCCCGCGGCCTCATTCAACTTCGCCGCGAGCGCGCGTGCCGTATCGACAAAATCCGCCGCCGATCCACGATGTACGGCGAAAAGCACCAGCGCGTCACCATCGATGCCCGCCGCATTAACACCGACTGCCGCGACACGATCGGCTTGGATTCCGGCCGTGTCGCCGGCCAGTGTTTCTAAATCCTGTGGATAAAGGTTTTGGCCGTTGAGGAATATGATTTCCTTGGCGCGACCGGTTATAACCAGGTCACCATCGCATTCGAACCCGAGATCGCCGGTATCGAGCCAGCCGTCGGCACGCAGCGCCGCCGCATTAGCTTCGGGGGCATCGTAATAGCCGCCGGTAACGTTATCGCCACGAATCAACACATGCCCGACAGTGCCCGGCGTGACCGGCTTGCCGTCGTCGCCGGCCAACAACAGATCTGTATTACCAACCGAGCGGCCAAGCCGAGCCAGTTCAACACTGTGTTCGGACATTTCGTCAACATGCTCAGCGGTCTCACCCACGCCCAACCGACGCCGGTCCACCCAGACTGTACCCAGACCGGTGCCAGGTGCCGGAAACGCCACCGCGAGACTGGCCTCGGCCAATCCGTAGACCGGAAACAGCGCATTCACAGCCAGACCGGTTGGCGCCAGCTCGGCCGCGAAATCGCGCGCCAGCGCCGGCACGATGGGCTCGGCACCGTTGTAGATCAGCCGCACTGCCGACAAATCGATATCGGGCACGCCGCGCGCATTGATCGCGCGCAGTGTGTGGCGATAACCGAAGTTGGGCGCACACAGGATGGTTGCCCGCTTTTCGGCGGCCTTGTCCAGCCATAGCCGCGGTCGGCGCGCGAAAAGATCCGGCCGCATCAGATAGTGGTGATGCCCGAGACAAAGAAACGTTAAATGGAAACCAATCAAACCCATGTCATGGGTCAACGGCATCCACGACAGTGCCACGTCATCGGCTTGGAAACCTGAAGCGATATTGATCGCGTGGATATTAGCCACGACGTTGGCATGCGTAAGTTCGACGCCTTTCGGCGCTGCGGTCGAACCCGACGAAAACTGGATCAGCGCGACATCGTCCGGATCGGACGCTACAGGCTCAGCCTCGCATGCGGATGCGGGCGGTTGATCGGCGATGGTTGTAGCGACCAAACGACGGGCCGTTTCAAGATCGCCGCTTTCTTCGAGGCGAGCACGAATCGTTGCGATCTGTTCGACATCGGCGACGACTCGTGGCTGGTCCAGCTTGTGCCAGATCGCCAGCAATTTGTCGCGTTCGGCACGGCCAGTGCCCGCCGCCAGCGGCACCGGCACAATACCACCACGGATCGCCGCCCAGAAAAACTGCACGAACCGCAACGTATCGTCGACAAATAGAATCAGATGGTCGCCACGACCGAGATTTTCATCCTGCAGTACGCCCAGCGTGCGATCCGCCGCACGTTTGATGAGCGCGGCGCTCTGATGGCGCTCGTCGTTGGCACCGTCGATAAATCCGACGTCGATCTCATGCTCGATGGCGTGGTCCAGCCCACCATCAAGTGTTTGAAACTTCGACACTTTGCTCCCGGGTTGTCAGCGCAAAGCGAATTGTATAGGAATAGCGCCTGCTGGCCGTAGATTTATAGCCGCATCAACCGCCGGCGGATCGTCGCCGGCGGCACATGGCGTGAAACGCCGCAACATGGTGACTAGATGCGTGCGCATTTCTATACGCGCTAATTGCTCGCCGATACAGCGCCGAGCGCCCGCTGCAAACGGTATGTAGGCAAAACGTTTGGCGCGATCCAATGCACGCTCGAATCGAGACGGTTCGAACGCCGTCGGTCGCGGCCATATCGAAGCATCACGATGCAGCACGTAAGGGCTGACATACACCTGCTCGCCCGCGCTAATCCGGTATCCTCCCGCGTCAACGTCAGCAAGTGCGCGCCGCGACAGCAACCACCCCGGTGGATAAAGCCGTAGCGTTTCGGCTACGACATGGTCGATCCAGTCGAGCTGACCGCGCTCACCGCCACCAGTTGCGCGCAGCCGGTGTTCATCGACCGTATCCGCAGCAGCCTGTGCACGCGCCGTTGCATCGGGGTGAGTGGCCAACAGATGCCAGGCAAAACTTAGCGCGCTGGCTGTCGTTTCATGGCCGGCCACGATCAACGTCATGACTTCGTCGATCGCTTCGCGCTCGGTCATGACGCCAGCGACAACCGAGTTCGCCAAATGGCCGAGAAAATCAAATGTGGTCGCCGATGTATCACAACGCCGAGCCAATAGTTGCCCGATCTGCTGCGTCAGTGCATGAAACC
Encoded proteins:
- a CDS encoding lysophospholipid acyltransferase family protein, producing MNHKHHHQQATARPLLSWRQRIGINTAAPPARALIQALTASWRTQPSRAIVDDVSTPRIVCCWHRELAPAVSHLLAQRRNGLQPGFLVSPSRDGEFAARVVTRLGGEAIRGSANRTGARALRDLYQTLQAGVTPLIHPDGPSGPALEAKSGAARLAQLTGFPLLPLRCRADRYWQLNTWDRLIIPKPFARIEFEVAQPIAVGRHDDLDTKTDELATQLGQDEPRIVHT
- a CDS encoding non-ribosomal peptide synthetase; its protein translation is MSKFQTLDGGLDHAIEHEIDVGFIDGANDERHQSAALIKRAADRTLGVLQDENLGRGDHLILFVDDTLRFVQFFWAAIRGGIVPVPLAAGTGRAERDKLLAIWHKLDQPRVVADVEQIATIRARLEESGDLETARRLVATTIADQPPASACEAEPVASDPDDVALIQFSSGSTAAPKGVELTHANVVANIHAINIASGFQADDVALSWMPLTHDMGLIGFHLTFLCLGHHHYLMRPDLFARRPRLWLDKAAEKRATILCAPNFGYRHTLRAINARGVPDIDLSAVRLIYNGAEPIVPALARDFAAELAPTGLAVNALFPVYGLAEASLAVAFPAPGTGLGTVWVDRRRLGVGETAEHVDEMSEHSVELARLGRSVGNTDLLLAGDDGKPVTPGTVGHVLIRGDNVTGGYYDAPEANAAALRADGWLDTGDLGFECDGDLVITGRAKEIIFLNGQNLYPQDLETLAGDTAGIQADRVAAVGVNAAGIDGDALVLFAVHRGSAADFVDTARALAAKLNEAAGVSVFRVLPINRLPKTTSGKIQRSQLAASLEAGEFDTVIAELDELMPVADENTTDSGGDDAASRLLAICHEVAPDKQVGPADNLFEIGLSSLELAQIHEGIESDWPGRLEITDLFDYPTVNDLAAVLGQAD
- a CDS encoding cytochrome P450, which produces MLTRVESSKIESAFSIEPDEATRRRLVDWHTTYGPVYRVRRADGDGNQDWVIHQPDAVRDVLARRSGQFTKGRGLDRVKILLGNGIMVSEGDFWTRQQKRMQAAFRPKTLAEFNPMIFDECVAEADRLRDRLDAERYVDIAPHISELILIIVLKAIFGPDYETLVAREDNPFRLLTAEPTRDLSFARRFHALTQQIGQLLARRCDTSATTFDFLGHLANSVVAGVMTEREAIDEVMTLIVAGHETTASALSFAWHLLATHPDATARAQAAADTVDEHRLRATGGGERGQLDWIDHVVAETLRLYPPGWLLSRRALADVDAGGYRISAGEQVYVSPYVLHRDASIWPRPTAFEPSRFERALDRAKRFAYIPFAAGARRCIGEQLARIEMRTHLVTMLRRFTPCAAGDDPPAVDAAINLRPAGAIPIQFALR